TCACAAAGGTCACCGAAGAGCTGTGAGAGCGATGGGTGAGGGGAATTCCGGCATAGGCCGAAGCAGCAATCCCCGCCGTAATTCCCGGCACCACTTCGACCGGCACCCCAGCCGCTACCAAATCTTCCATCTCCTCGCCGCCCCGTCCAAAGATGAAGGGATCGCCTCCTTTCAGGCGAACGACCACAGCGTGGCGCTGGGCTTGCTCGATCAGCAAGCGGGTGGTTTCTTCTTGCAAGCGGGAGTGGCGCCCGCGCCGCTTACCGGCGTCGATGAGCTCAGCAGCGGGATGGACCATGGCCAAAATGGCCGGACTCACCAGCGCGTCATAGACAACGACGTCGGCACACTCCAGCAGCGTCTTGCCTTTCACCGTCATCAGGCCCGGATCGCCGGGTCCTGCACCCACGAGATAGACTTTGCCCAAAGCAGCACGAGTTTCGACGGAAGATTCGGTCATGGAGGCCAGGAAGGAGCAATCAGCAAAACACAGGGACAAAACGGGAGACGCGGTCTAGATTCGTCAACCTAGGCCGGAACGAGGGCCAGATCCATCAGTAAATCTGCCAGATCCGGATCTGGCCCCAGGGGAGCCGCTAGGTGCAGGGCGAGGGTTGGATAATGCTGCGCCAAGGCTTGAACTTTGTCGGCGATCGCGTCAGTGGTCGTCCCCTCAAACAGAAAGTACGGCACCACGCCCAATCGCGAATGTCCGGCTTCTATCAGACGCTGCACCTGGGCTTCAAGCTGGGGCGGCGTCATCCAGTAGGCCGCGATCGCCCCGACCTGGGTCGCGAGAGTCTCGATAGGTGCATTGGCTCCCGAGCGGCGACTGCCGTGGGCCAGCAAAATCCACGCCGCCTGGGGAAAGCGGGCTAGGCGCGATCGCACGCAGCGCACCATCCCCGGATGGGCTCCCAAATGGGGCGTCAACACCACCTGAATGGAGCTGCCCAAACGCGTCTGGGCGATCGCCACCTCTTGGGGAATGTCGTCCATCACGTGGGTCCCCGGCAGCAAAAACAGCGGCACTACCTGGAGCTGACGATACCCCTGCTGGGCAGCCTGCTCCCCAGCCTGCACGATTTGCTGAGCCAGAGGCAGTGGGCCGAGTTCGAGGGTAGCCGTCATCACCCCCACCTGATCTGCCGCAGCCGAAAACGGCGATCGCCACACGTGGTTTCGGGACCCTAGGCACTGGCGAAACAGATCCGCCAGGGAATTCATGGCTTGCTGGGGACGCGGATCGCGGCTGCCGTGAGACACCAGCAGATAAGCAGAATGGGTTGGGGCAAACATAGATGCTGGGCCTTTGCAGATTTGTAAAGTATCGCCGAAGCTTAAGAAAATCTGTATCGCTCGATGCAAATCTTGGGGACGCCATCGCGGGGCGATCGCCCACCTCTTCTAGCCTAGTCCGCAAGCCGTCCAGCGATCGCTCAGCCAAGCCATATGCCGCCACCAGTACGGCCCACCCACCCACTGGCGCGCAGGCAAGTGTCCCCGGGGAGCCGACGACTGAAACCGAAACAGAGCCAGGCTGCCTTGGTGAGCAGGCCAGCCCACCCGGCGACAAAAATTGCCGTAATCTTCGCCTTCCTGACGATAAATCTGCACCTGAATGCTCCAGCCAAAGCGATCGCCGCTTGCCTCGCGCCACAGCGCATCCATGAGCTGCAAATCTTCGCAGGGCAGCTGACTCACATCCTCCGCCATCAAATAGGTTTTTGGCTGCCCCAGGGACTGGCACATCAGCCGCCAGGTTTCCTCATCCGCCGCCTGCCAGCGACCCCCGTAGAGCAGCTGCACCAGCTGACCATAGTCCACCCCCGTCTCCGACACCAAAGGCGGAAACTGGCGGCGAGCCGGCGCCGATCGCGCAAACCACTGCGCCAGTCGCTGCGGCAAGGGAGCCGAAGGCGGCAGCGGCGCCAAAGCCAAGCCCGCCGCGATCGCTGGCGCAGGGGGTGGCGCAGGAGCCACGCCAGCCGGGGGGCGGGCGATCGCCTCCAGGACCGCCACCGCCGAGGGATAGCGCCGACTCACCGCGCTCTGGAGCAGCTTGTCGAGCACCTGGCCCAAGTGGTGACTCACCCGCTGACCCGGCAGCAAGAAGTCTCGCCAAACCCAGCGATCGCTCTCTAGATCCATCATCTGAAGGGGCGGCACCTGAGTCAGCAGATGAGCGCACATCGCCCCCAAACAGTACAAATCACTTGCCGGAAACGACTGGCCCCGCAGCTGCTCCGGCGCCATATACTCCGGGCTGCCAATCACCGTGCCCACCTGATAGAGCCCCGTTTCCGACACCAGCTTCGCCACCCCAAAATCAATCAGCACCAGCCGGCCATCAGAGTTGCGGCGAATTACATTCTGGGGTTTAACATCCCGGTGAATAATATTCCGTTCATGAATAAACTGCAGCACCGGCAGCATATCCTTCAAAACGGCCCACACCTTTTCCTCGCTGAAGACCCCTTCCGTCGCGAGCTCCTCCAGCAGCGTCGGCCCCTCCACAAACTCCTGAACCAAGTACAGCCGCTGATCCTGCTCGAAATACGCCATCAGCTTGGGAATCTGGGGATGACCGCCCAGGTCATCTAGGCGGATCGCCTCTTGCCGAAACAGCGCGATCGCCTTTTGCCAGGCCGAGCGGTTTTGCTCCGGGAACGCAAACTGCTTGATCACGCAAGGAGGCCGCGACGGCACATCTAGATCCAGCGCCAAAAACGTCCGCCCAAATCCCCCCTGTCCCAGCGGACGCAGCGGGCGATAGCGATCGCGCAATCCCAGCAGCTTCCCGCAACCCTGGCAGAATTTGCCGTCATCCGGGTTGAGAGGTTTGGGACAGGTGGGATTGAGGCAATAGATGCTCACGACAAATCAGTGATGCTACTGCTCTTGAGCAGAGTAGGTATAAAAAGTTTCTACAGCTCCGACCGTTTCAAACTCGTAGGACGGCACCAACCCTCCAGGCAGAAACGGCAAATATCGATTGAGCGACAGCTCTGTTCGATAAAGACTGAATACAACAAAGTTCTGACGAATCGTGTTTTCAGCAATGATTTTTTGGAGCTCCCCCTGATTAGACTCTATCAAAGCGACACAGCGGTCCTGAGACATTAGGCCAAAAAGCTCAGGTATCTGTGGACACCCTTCGTCTCGTAAGTATGTGGAAAGCTGCTCTAGGGCATAGGCTTCGTACTCCTCAGGCGAAGGATTCGTCACGGCCATCGTCACACCCACCCCCGCGATCGCCAGCGCACCAAGGGATAGAGCAATTCTCAAGGGTTTCATAAACATCAACAGATTGCTAAAGGTAGCCTAAGAGCTCTCTCCCTAGAACCACAAGACCTAACTTTGGGTCCCCATTCAAAAAAACTCGCCTAGGGGGTAGAAAATCCTGGGATCAGTTGCTATAATCAAAGACGCATTAATGGCGAGCGTAGCCAAGTGGTTAAGGCAGCGGATTGTGGTTCCGCCATTCGGGGGTTCGAGTCCCCTCGTTCGCCCTAGATTTCAAGTCTAAGCTAGTGTTTCCTGGGAAGCTCTAAATTTCGTAGAGCTCAGGTTTCGACCAAGCAATGAGAAGCCTCAGCAGGCTCTCTCAAGTACTAGGACTACCATCAAGCAATCGTCAAAAACGATACTCCGTCCGCCAAGACAGGGTATGGTTGATCTTGCTCACAGGTCAGGCCTAGATCCAG
This genomic stretch from Geitlerinema sp. PCC 7407 harbors:
- the cobA gene encoding uroporphyrinogen-III C-methyltransferase — encoded protein: MTESSVETRAALGKVYLVGAGPGDPGLMTVKGKTLLECADVVVYDALVSPAILAMVHPAAELIDAGKRRGRHSRLQEETTRLLIEQAQRHAVVVRLKGGDPFIFGRGGEEMEDLVAAGVPVEVVPGITAGIAASAYAGIPLTHRSHSSSVTFVTGHESAGKYRPAVNWQAIAHGSETIVVYMGIHNLPYIVAELLTAQMPPETPIALVRWGTRPEQEELIGTLATIVSQVEATGFSAPAIAVIGSVVDLHSTLAHCRPQILLGAPAEDWVE
- a CDS encoding sirohydrochlorin chelatase, whose translation is MFAPTHSAYLLVSHGSRDPRPQQAMNSLADLFRQCLGSRNHVWRSPFSAAADQVGVMTATLELGPLPLAQQIVQAGEQAAQQGYRQLQVVPLFLLPGTHVMDDIPQEVAIAQTRLGSSIQVVLTPHLGAHPGMVRCVRSRLARFPQAAWILLAHGSRRSGANAPIETLATQVGAIAAYWMTPPQLEAQVQRLIEAGHSRLGVVPYFLFEGTTTDAIADKVQALAQHYPTLALHLAAPLGPDPDLADLLMDLALVPA
- a CDS encoding serine/threonine-protein kinase; the protein is MSIYCLNPTCPKPLNPDDGKFCQGCGKLLGLRDRYRPLRPLGQGGFGRTFLALDLDVPSRPPCVIKQFAFPEQNRSAWQKAIALFRQEAIRLDDLGGHPQIPKLMAYFEQDQRLYLVQEFVEGPTLLEELATEGVFSEEKVWAVLKDMLPVLQFIHERNIIHRDVKPQNVIRRNSDGRLVLIDFGVAKLVSETGLYQVGTVIGSPEYMAPEQLRGQSFPASDLYCLGAMCAHLLTQVPPLQMMDLESDRWVWRDFLLPGQRVSHHLGQVLDKLLQSAVSRRYPSAVAVLEAIARPPAGVAPAPPPAPAIAAGLALAPLPPSAPLPQRLAQWFARSAPARRQFPPLVSETGVDYGQLVQLLYGGRWQAADEETWRLMCQSLGQPKTYLMAEDVSQLPCEDLQLMDALWREASGDRFGWSIQVQIYRQEGEDYGNFCRRVGWPAHQGSLALFRFQSSAPRGHLPARQWVGGPYWWRHMAWLSDRWTACGLG
- a CDS encoding DUF4359 domain-containing protein, producing MFMKPLRIALSLGALAIAGVGVTMAVTNPSPEEYEAYALEQLSTYLRDEGCPQIPELFGLMSQDRCVALIESNQGELQKIIAENTIRQNFVVFSLYRTELSLNRYLPFLPGGLVPSYEFETVGAVETFYTYSAQEQ